The genomic region TCCCCAAGCTGGAAATGCATTTCCGGCTTTCCGAGCACGTCATCCGGCATCTCGTGACCTACTTCGACGACCAGATGCTGCGTCTGGAGGCCGAGCAACAACGGCGCAAGGATGAAGAAATCCGGGCGGGTGTTGCAGGCCGGGGCGTCTGGGGCGATCGCGGCCGGGATGATGAGGACGAAGACGACGAGGATGGTCCGCGCGGCCGTCGCGGCCGTCGCGGCCGGCCGGACCGCCGGTCTGATGACGACGATGAAATCGAGAGTCGGGACGACGGGGACTAGAAACAACGGAGCGAGGATGGACAGATGTCGGACCTACGGCTGCCTGATCTGAATAA from Candidatus Hydrogenedentota bacterium harbors:
- the rpsF gene encoding 30S ribosomal protein S6 — encoded protein: MSLRTYEALYIVTPEAEDDVVQTVSKAVEKIVTDNGGTTVRLDIWGKRRLAYKVKKHIEGCYILFRFQAEPSVIPKLEMHFRLSEHVIRHLVTYFDDQMLRLEAEQQRRKDEEIRAGVAGRGVWGDRGRDDEDEDDEDGPRGRRGRRGRPDRRSDDDDEIESRDDGD